A region from the Malus domestica chromosome 07, GDT2T_hap1 genome encodes:
- the LOC108169996 gene encoding serine carboxypeptidase-like: MIHQVRQFVTARRLLSPLPSISLPFLIHSLSTQNADAQAMERKISFLPHLLAFLSLHLLLLSPLAAAKLTNPPGLARSGFPSVHAKQLIRAFNLFPEEDINIIDAPDSSTTAVTDAPRLVEKRFRLPNLVYSGDSIEDLGHHAGYYKIEHSHAAKMFYLFFESRTNKKDPVVIWLTGGPGCSSELAVFYENGPFTIANNLSLVWNEYGWDNASNLLYVDQPIGTGFSYSSDRRDIRHSEDGVSNDLYDFLQAFFAEHPELAENDFFITGESYAGHYIPAVAARVHRGNKAKKGIHINLKGFAIGNGLTDPAIQYKAYTDFALDNGLITNTSYNLINKVLPVCEMAIKLCGTDGTVSCVASYFVCNTIFTSIIAKAGNINYYDIRKKCEGSLCYDFSNMEKFLNQKPVRESLGVGDRKFVSCSTTVYLAMLVDWMRNLEVGIPTLLEDGIQLLVYAGEYDLICNWLGNSRWVHAMEWSGQKEFVSSPEVPFVVDDSEAGVLKNYGPLSFLKVHDAGHMVPMDQPKAALEMLRRWTQGSLAESAREPEKLVAQM; this comes from the exons ATGATACACCAGGTACGACAGTTCGTTACAGCCCGGCgccttctctctcctctgccAAGTATCTCTCTCCCGTTTCTCATTCATTCTCTCTCAACCCAAAACGCAGACGCACAAGCCATGGAACGCAAGATTTCTTTCCTCCCTCACCTCCttgcctttctctctcttcacctcctcctcctctctcctctcgccGCCGCGAAGCTCACGAACCCTCCCGGGCTCGCCAGGTCCGGCTTCCCTTCCGTGCACGCGAAGCAGCTGATCAGAGCCTTCAATCTCTTCCCCGAGGAAGACATCAACATCATCGACGCCCCCGATTCCTCGACCACCGCCGTCACCGACGCGCCGAGGCTCGTCGAGAAGCGCTTTAGGCTCCCCAACCTCGTGTACTCCGGTGACTCCATCGAGGACCTCGGCCACCATGCCGGTTACTATAAGATCGAGCATTCTCATGCCGCTAA GATGTTTTACCTCTTCTTCGAATCTCGCACCAACAAGAAGGATCCTGTTGTTATTTGGTTGACTGGCGGTCCGGGGTGCAGCAGTGAATTGGCTGTATTTTACGAAAATGGTCCTTTCACCATCGCAAATAACTTGTCCCTTGTGTGGAACGAGTATGGCTGGGATAAC gCATCTAACCTTCTGTATGTCGACCAGCCTATCGGGACTGGCTTTAGTTATAGTAGTGACAGACGTGACATTCGTCACTCTGAAGATGGTGTTAGTAATGACCTCTATGACTTCTTACAG GCCTTCTTTGCTGAGCACCCTGAGTTGGCAGAGAATGACTTTTTCATAACTGGAGAATCATATGCTGGACACTACATTCCTGCTGTTGCTGCTCGAGTTCACCGAGGAAACAAAGCTAAAAAAGGAATTCATATAAATTTAAAG GGATTTGCCATTGGCAATGGGCTTACTGATCCTGCAATCCAGTATAAAGCTTACACAGATTTTGCGTTGGACAATGGCTTAATCACAAACACTTCCTATAATCTCATTAACAAAGTGCTTCCAGTCtgtgaaatggctataaagctCTGTG GCACTGATGGTACAGTCTCTTGCGTGGCTTCGTATTTTGTTTGCAATACCATATTCACTAGCATCATTGCGAAGGCTGGAAACATAAAT TACTATGACATCAGGAAGAAGTGTGAGGGTAGCCTTTGCTACGACTTCTCAAACATGGAGAAATTCCTGAACCAGAAACCTGTTAGAGAGTCACTTGGAGTTGGGGACAgaaaatttgtttcatgcagCACTACAGTGTATCTTGCCATGTTGGTCGACTGGATGAGGAACCTCGAAGTGGGCATCCCTACTCTTCTCGAGGACGGAATTCAACTGCTTGTGTATGCAGGAGAATATGATCTAATCTGCAACTGGCTTG GTAACTCAAGATGGGTCCATGCCATGGAATGGTCTGGTCAGAAAGAGTTTGTGTCTTCTCCGGAAGTTCCTTTTGTTGTCGATGATTCAGAAGCAGGAGTTCTCAAGAACTATGGGCCTCTTAGTTTCCTTAAG GTCCATGACGCCGGTCATATGGTTCCAATGGACCAACCCAAGGCTGCACTAGAGATGCTGAGGAGGTGGACTCAGGGATCACTTGCTGAATCCGCAAGGGAACCAGAAAAACTGGTTGCTCAGATGTGA
- the LOC103426349 gene encoding uncharacterized protein, whose amino-acid sequence MHEFSIVEGFMGITEGLGEMIRYVANEPSVGLFYIQQHTQNAVPNLVSLRSNVAEKSCETALHTEDSEDSIAMLRSMKECGFPVADEMIRDIKKSLVLMSTKKPKRGVIHQQTPGFQMGRTSSWKPTSWVRSPGDAQQDTESGYISTVIKSARQKASSFKWPQLDPKELTQTSSSNPSLSVASASTSSSEPDVELEELPLSSHVADEQQEEQADGSLSSPHLLSMAEYYDEFKADEENKLQEWLEGAGNLDNRRGASDAERF is encoded by the coding sequence ATGCATGAGTTCTCCATCGTGGAAGGCTTTATGGGGATAACTGAAGGCTTGGGAGAGATGATTCGATACGTGGCAAATGAACCGTCAGTAGGGCTTTTTTATATTCAGCAGCACACACAAAATGCAGTGCCCAATCTTGTTAGTCTTAGAAGTAATGTTGCGGAAAAGTCTTGTGAAACAGCTTTGCACACTGAGGATTCAGAGGATTCCATAGCTATGTTGAGATCAATGAAAGAATGTGGATTCCCCGTTGCCGATGAGATGATTAGAGATATAAAGAAATCTCTAGTGCTTATGTCAACAAAGAAGCCGAAGAGAGGTGTAATCCATCAGCAAACACCAGGTTTTCAGATGGGAAGAACAAGCTCTTGGAAGCCAACAAGTTGGGTTCGTTCCCCTGGTGATGCCCAACAGGATACTGAAAGCGGTTATATTTCTACCGTAATCAAATCTGCCAGACAAAAGGCGAGTAGTTTCAAGTGGCCGCAACTTGATCCTAAAGAATTAACACAGACCTCTAGTTCTAACCCATCACTATCAGTTGCTTCTGCAAGCACCAGTTCATCTGAGCCGGATGTAGAACTTGAAGAGTTGCCCTTATCGAGTCATGTTGCTGACGAACAACAAGAAGAACAAGCTGATGGTAGCTTGTCGAGTCCTCATTTATTATCAATGGCAGAATACTATGATGAATTTAAGgctgatgaagaaaataaactaCAAGAGTGGTTGGAAGGGGCCGGTAATCTAGATAATCGCAGAGGAGCAAGCGATGCAGAAAGATTTTAG